From the Scophthalmus maximus strain ysfricsl-2021 chromosome 11, ASM2237912v1, whole genome shotgun sequence genome, one window contains:
- the clrn1 gene encoding clarin-1 isoform X2 produces the protein MTSAPPSFRPTTMPSRQKQLIFSISGLLGLSCALTAAVATGLPFWLDGTVLCRTGAELVNATGPELDKFLGEVSYGLFHGHRVKQCGLGGRASRFSFFPDLLSSVPAGLHVSVIFLCGAVILFSSVATGFFFFNAFGRPYETLQGPMGLYLWTFICCVCSSLIMILFASEVKLHHLTDRIANFNEVNFVFQTYSERYGRSFWLFFLIFLLHGLNILLIRLAGIQFPFQETKESELSGGAADLMY, from the exons ATGACGTCAGCCCCTCCCAGCTTCCGTCCCACCACCATGCCGAGCCGACAGAAGCAGctcatcttctccatctccgGACTCCTCGGCCTCTCGTGCGCCCTCACGGCCGCGGTGGCCACCGGACTTCCGTTCTGGCTCGACGGGACCGTGCTGTGCCGGACCGGGGCCGAGCTGGTGAACGCCACCGGACCCGAGCTGGACAAGTTCCTGGGCGAGGTGAGCTACGGGCTGTTCCACGGACACCGGGTGAAGCAGTGCGGCCTCGGGGGCCGAGCGTCCCGGTTCTCAT TCTTCCCGGACCTGCTGAGCTCCGTCCCTGCCGGCCTCCATGTCTCTGTCATCTTCTTGTGTGGTGCTGtgatcctcttctcctccgtggccaccggcttcttcttcttcaacgCCTTCGGACGACCCTACGAGACGCTGCAAGGCCCCATGGGACTTTACCTGTGGACCTTCATCTGCT GTGTGTGCAGCTCTCTGATAATGATCCTGTTTGCGTCGGAGGTGAAGCTCCATCATCTCACGGACCGGATCGCCAACTTCAACGAGGTCAACTTCGTGTTCCAGACGTACAGCGAGCGCTACGGCCGGTCCTTCTggctcttcttcctcatcttcctcctccacggACTCAACATCCTGCTGATCCGACTGGCAGGAATCCAGTTTCCCTTCCAGGAAACCAAAGAGTCGGAGCTGAGCGGCGGCGCGGCCGACCTCATGTACTGA
- the clrn1 gene encoding clarin-1 isoform X1 — protein sequence MIRRFEASLIKSLRSFRGGWWWGSCWEDDVSPSQLPSHHHAEPTEAAHLLHLRTPRPLVRPHGRGGHRTSVLARRDRAVPDRGRAGERHRTRAGQVPGRVFPDLLSSVPAGLHVSVIFLCGAVILFSSVATGFFFFNAFGRPYETLQGPMGLYLWTFICCVCSSLIMILFASEVKLHHLTDRIANFNEVNFVFQTYSERYGRSFWLFFLIFLLHGLNILLIRLAGIQFPFQETKESELSGGAADLMY from the exons ATGATCCGTCGTTTCGAGGCTTCGCTCATTAAATCTCTCAGGTCGTTCagaggggggtggtggtgggggtcctGCTGGGAAGATGACGTCAGCCCCTCCCAGCTTCCGTCCCACCACCATGCCGAGCCGACAGAAGCAGctcatcttctccatctccgGACTCCTCGGCCTCTCGTGCGCCCTCACGGCCGCGGTGGCCACCGGACTTCCGTTCTGGCTCGACGGGACCGTGCTGTGCCGGACCGGGGCCGAGCTGGTGAACGCCACCGGACCCGAGCTGGACAAGTTCCTGGGCGAG TCTTCCCGGACCTGCTGAGCTCCGTCCCTGCCGGCCTCCATGTCTCTGTCATCTTCTTGTGTGGTGCTGtgatcctcttctcctccgtggccaccggcttcttcttcttcaacgCCTTCGGACGACCCTACGAGACGCTGCAAGGCCCCATGGGACTTTACCTGTGGACCTTCATCTGCT GTGTGTGCAGCTCTCTGATAATGATCCTGTTTGCGTCGGAGGTGAAGCTCCATCATCTCACGGACCGGATCGCCAACTTCAACGAGGTCAACTTCGTGTTCCAGACGTACAGCGAGCGCTACGGCCGGTCCTTCTggctcttcttcctcatcttcctcctccacggACTCAACATCCTGCTGATCCGACTGGCAGGAATCCAGTTTCCCTTCCAGGAAACCAAAGAGTCGGAGCTGAGCGGCGGCGCGGCCGACCTCATGTACTGA